Proteins co-encoded in one Pseudarthrobacter chlorophenolicus A6 genomic window:
- a CDS encoding hydroxyacid dehydrogenase, translated as MSPKPKALLVMNRGTFADQFDSTRLDRLAGLVDLGGQPWTDSLEDPAVAGRLADVEVLLTSWGVPRLDAAALERMPNLRAVFHCAGTVRSFVTPELWDRGILVTNGADANAIPVAEFTFASIVLAGKKAQVLANDARTWREDWSYATARGEVGNIGRVVGVVGFSRIGRRVVRLVQQLQDVTCLVHDPHADPAAVAAAGGRLVGLPELLRESDVVSIHAPALPETRHMIGAAELRAMKDHATLINTARGSLVDTRALEAECATGRIHALLDVTEPEPLPRDSVLYDLPNVVLTPHIAGSLGTETRRMSDAALNDLERYLTGEQLVAQVVSEDLSLSA; from the coding sequence ATGTCGCCAAAACCCAAGGCCCTGCTGGTCATGAACCGCGGAACCTTTGCTGACCAGTTCGATTCCACCCGGTTGGACCGGTTGGCGGGGCTGGTGGATCTGGGCGGGCAGCCGTGGACCGATTCGCTCGAAGACCCGGCGGTAGCCGGCCGGCTCGCGGACGTGGAGGTCCTGCTGACCAGCTGGGGTGTTCCGCGGCTTGATGCCGCGGCGCTGGAGCGGATGCCCAACCTCCGCGCGGTGTTCCATTGCGCCGGAACCGTACGCAGTTTCGTCACGCCGGAGCTCTGGGACCGGGGCATCCTGGTGACCAACGGTGCGGACGCGAACGCCATTCCGGTGGCCGAGTTTACGTTCGCATCCATCGTGCTGGCCGGGAAGAAGGCACAGGTGCTGGCCAACGATGCCCGCACCTGGCGTGAGGACTGGTCCTACGCCACCGCCCGCGGCGAGGTGGGCAACATCGGCCGCGTGGTCGGGGTGGTGGGGTTCTCCCGCATCGGCCGCCGCGTGGTCCGCCTGGTCCAGCAGCTGCAGGACGTCACCTGCCTGGTCCACGATCCGCATGCCGATCCCGCCGCCGTGGCCGCCGCGGGCGGACGGCTGGTGGGCCTGCCCGAACTGCTGCGGGAGTCCGACGTCGTCAGTATCCACGCCCCGGCGCTGCCGGAAACCCGGCACATGATCGGGGCCGCGGAACTGCGGGCCATGAAGGACCACGCCACCCTGATCAACACCGCCCGCGGCTCACTGGTGGACACCCGGGCCCTGGAGGCCGAGTGCGCCACCGGACGGATCCACGCACTCCTGGACGTCACCGAGCCCGAGCCGCTGCCGAGGGATTCGGTCCTCTATGACCTTCCCAATGTGGTGCTCACGCCCCACATCGCCGGGTCGCTGGGCACCGAAACCCGGCGGATGTCCGACGCCGCCCTGAACGACCTCGAACGGTATCTCACCGGCGAACAGCTCGTAGCCCAAGTGGTCTCCGAAGACCTCTCCCTAAGCGCCTGA